A single region of the Elizabethkingia sp. JS20170427COW genome encodes:
- the greA gene encoding transcription elongation factor GreA, with the protein MSYVTKEGLQKMKAELEQLETIERPKITQQIAEARDKGDLSENAEYDAAKEAQGMLEMRISKLKDAIATSKIIDQSQLDTSKVSILCTVKLKNLGTQQMQTFVLVPDNESDLKSGKISVNTPIAKGLLGKTVGEVAEIALPNGNKLNFEVLEISLN; encoded by the coding sequence ATGAGTTATGTAACTAAAGAAGGCTTACAAAAAATGAAAGCCGAGTTGGAGCAATTGGAAACTATCGAAAGACCGAAAATTACTCAGCAGATTGCAGAAGCTCGAGATAAAGGTGATTTATCCGAAAATGCAGAATACGATGCAGCAAAAGAAGCACAAGGAATGCTGGAAATGCGTATATCCAAATTAAAAGATGCAATTGCTACTTCTAAAATTATAGACCAAAGCCAATTGGATACTTCTAAAGTATCAATCCTTTGTACCGTTAAATTGAAAAATTTAGGAACCCAACAAATGCAAACTTTTGTATTGGTGCCAGATAATGAAAGTGATTTGAAATCTGGAAAAATATCGGTAAACACCCCTATTGCTAAAGGTCTTTTAGGAAAGACTGTAGGAGAGGTTGCTGAAATTGCACTTCCTAATGGAAATAAACTAAACTTTGAAGTATTAGAAATTAGCCTTAACTAA
- a CDS encoding HIT family protein, giving the protein MSSIFTKIINGEIPSYKIMEDEKYLAFLDAMPVAEGHTLVIPKKEVDLIFDLDAEDFKELFAFAQKVAKKVGAAIPCKRVGVAVVGLEVPHAHIHLIPLQTLHDIDFSRERLKLSPEEYKEIQQKIVNA; this is encoded by the coding sequence ATGAGCAGTATATTTACCAAAATCATCAATGGAGAGATCCCAAGTTATAAAATTATGGAAGATGAAAAATATCTTGCCTTTTTAGACGCGATGCCTGTGGCTGAAGGACATACCTTGGTGATTCCTAAAAAAGAAGTAGATCTTATTTTTGATTTGGATGCTGAAGACTTTAAAGAGCTTTTTGCTTTTGCTCAGAAAGTAGCAAAAAAAGTAGGAGCTGCAATACCATGTAAAAGAGTGGGGGTGGCAGTAGTGGGATTAGAAGTTCCTCATGCACATATCCATCTTATCCCATTGCAAACTTTACACGATATCGATTTCTCTAGAGAAAGGCTAAAGTTGTCTCCTGAAGAATATAAAGAAATACAGCAAAAAATTGTGAATGCTTAG
- the ribB gene encoding 3,4-dihydroxy-2-butanone-4-phosphate synthase — MEKIQLDNISEAIEHLRQGKMIVVVDDEDRENEGDLIGAADLVTTEMINFMTLHARGLICVPLPEKRCDELGLDIMVSRSSDPKETAFTVSIDLLGNGNSTGISAGDRARTIQAMMDPSTKPTDFMRPGHIFPLRAKEGGVLKRAGHTEAAVDLTRLAGLKEGGVICEIMNEDGSMARLKDLRKFADKFDLKLVSIEELIQYRMKQGDLVERIINQPIHTHFGDFQFYAYKERHTDQIHYALSKGTWADNEPVLTRVQSSSSYFDIFARLSSGEKPLMEKAIELINKEGKGVIIFINNVSSNEKTMNKLHQFLAYQSGEQEKPTIRANYKDYGIGLQILKDLRINNIKVITQSPNQKPIVGGYDMQVSELVELKID, encoded by the coding sequence ATGGAGAAAATCCAACTTGATAACATTTCCGAAGCTATAGAACACCTACGCCAAGGAAAAATGATTGTAGTGGTTGATGATGAAGATCGCGAAAACGAAGGAGACCTTATAGGAGCTGCCGATTTGGTAACTACCGAAATGATAAATTTTATGACCCTCCACGCGCGTGGTTTAATCTGTGTACCTCTTCCTGAAAAAAGATGTGATGAATTAGGATTGGACATTATGGTAAGCAGAAGTAGTGATCCTAAGGAAACTGCCTTTACAGTTTCTATAGACCTTTTAGGAAATGGTAATTCTACTGGTATTTCTGCTGGAGATCGTGCTCGTACAATCCAAGCCATGATGGATCCCTCAACCAAGCCTACAGACTTTATGAGACCTGGGCACATCTTCCCTCTTCGTGCAAAAGAAGGTGGGGTTCTTAAACGTGCTGGGCACACCGAAGCAGCTGTTGACCTAACAAGATTGGCAGGTTTAAAGGAAGGAGGTGTCATTTGCGAAATTATGAATGAGGATGGAAGCATGGCAAGGTTGAAAGACTTAAGAAAATTTGCTGATAAATTTGATTTAAAATTGGTTTCTATTGAAGAGTTGATTCAATACAGAATGAAACAAGGAGACTTGGTAGAAAGAATTATCAACCAACCTATCCATACTCATTTTGGAGATTTCCAATTTTATGCGTACAAGGAAAGACATACAGACCAAATCCACTATGCACTTTCCAAAGGTACTTGGGCGGATAACGAGCCTGTATTAACCAGAGTACAATCTAGTAGTTCCTACTTCGATATTTTTGCCAGACTTTCCAGCGGTGAAAAACCTTTAATGGAAAAAGCTATAGAGCTTATCAATAAAGAAGGAAAAGGGGTTATCATCTTCATCAACAACGTCTCTAGCAATGAGAAAACGATGAACAAACTTCACCAATTCCTTGCTTACCAATCTGGCGAACAAGAAAAACCAACCATCCGTGCAAACTACAAAGACTATGGTATTGGCTTACAAATCCTAAAAGATTTAAGAATTAACAATATTAAAGTTATTACCCAAAGCCCTAATCAAAAGCCTATTGTAGGAGGATACGACATGCAAGTAAGCGAGTTGGTAGAACTAAAAATAGACTAA
- the menC gene encoding o-succinylbenzoate synthase, with product MKAHYTQYFLQFKRPGGTSRGVLHQKETFIFHLTDGEKTGIGECALFRGLSSDDTPNYEEKLKWLCQNINLSYSEIKTELAHYPSLWFGYEQAILNLKHGGNLYFPSPFTQKKKSITINGLIWMGDVGFMKEQIQQKLADSYHCIKIKIGTRWLEEKKIIQELRKDFPKEQLELRVDANGAFTEQEATKVLQELAELQIHSIEQPIKAGNWEAMARLCQHTPTPIALDEELIGINIRDVKKEMLSTIRPQYIILKPALAGGFSGSDEWIEIAESLNIKWWITSALESNIGLNAIAQYTATKNNAMPQGLGTGSLFTNNFDSALQLVGEQLHYQL from the coding sequence ATGAAAGCTCATTATACACAATATTTCCTACAATTTAAAAGACCTGGAGGAACCTCCCGTGGGGTTCTTCACCAAAAAGAAACTTTTATCTTCCACCTTACCGATGGAGAAAAAACAGGGATTGGCGAATGTGCCTTATTCCGTGGATTGAGTAGTGACGACACTCCAAATTACGAAGAAAAGCTAAAATGGCTTTGCCAAAACATCAACCTTAGCTACTCTGAAATCAAAACAGAACTCGCCCATTATCCTTCTCTTTGGTTTGGGTACGAGCAAGCAATCCTTAACTTAAAGCATGGGGGAAATTTATATTTCCCTTCTCCATTCACCCAAAAGAAAAAAAGCATCACCATCAACGGTCTCATCTGGATGGGAGATGTGGGTTTCATGAAAGAGCAAATTCAACAAAAACTAGCGGACTCTTACCATTGTATTAAAATTAAAATTGGTACTCGCTGGCTCGAAGAGAAAAAAATTATCCAAGAGCTAAGAAAAGATTTCCCAAAGGAACAGCTAGAGCTAAGAGTAGATGCCAACGGAGCTTTTACAGAGCAAGAAGCTACCAAAGTTTTACAAGAGCTTGCCGAATTACAAATCCACTCTATTGAACAACCAATAAAAGCTGGAAATTGGGAAGCTATGGCGCGCCTATGCCAGCACACTCCTACTCCTATTGCTTTGGATGAAGAGCTTATTGGTATCAATATTCGCGATGTAAAAAAAGAAATGCTTTCTACAATTCGACCTCAATATATCATCTTAAAACCTGCTTTAGCGGGAGGATTTTCAGGCAGTGACGAATGGATTGAAATTGCTGAATCTCTGAATATAAAATGGTGGATTACCTCGGCATTAGAAAGTAATATTGGCTTAAACGCCATTGCTCAATATACCGCAACCAAAAACAACGCTATGCCTCAAGGATTGGGTACTGGGAGTTTATTTACCAACAATTTTGATTCTGCTCTACAACTTGTAGGAGAACAACTCCATTATCAACTTTAA
- a CDS encoding GNAT family N-acetyltransferase — translation MENHEVKFETIQTQNGGYISAVGHQSNEIGKLTFTIVPETQTMVISYVMVFPKYEGKGYGKVLVMEAVQYARKHKYSIQPHCSFSKSVLNRMKEEVKDVYL, via the coding sequence ATGGAAAATCATGAAGTAAAATTTGAAACCATCCAAACCCAAAATGGAGGATATATTAGTGCGGTAGGGCATCAGTCAAACGAAATAGGAAAACTTACCTTTACCATTGTACCTGAGACTCAGACCATGGTAATTTCGTATGTAATGGTATTCCCTAAATACGAAGGCAAAGGCTATGGCAAAGTATTGGTGATGGAAGCGGTGCAATATGCTCGGAAACATAAATACAGCATTCAGCCACATTGCAGCTTCTCAAAAAGTGTATTGAATAGGATGAAGGAAGAAGTGAAAGATGTTTATCTATAA
- the clpX gene encoding ATP-dependent Clp protease ATP-binding subunit ClpX, with product MNPNQCSFCGRKRSEVEILVSGNDGFICNHCIEQAHTMIAGSLKDGVAVGYEIEDLKKPREIKEFLDRYVIGQDQAKKQLSIAVYNHYKRLLHAGVEDREVELEKSNIIMIGETGTGKTLLAKTIAKELNVPFCIVDATILTEAGYVGEDVESILSRLLMVADYDVEKAERGIVFIDEIDKIARKSDNPSLTRDVSGEGVQQGLLKLLEGSIVNVPPQGGRKHPDQKYIQVNTQNILFIAGGAFDGIKEIIERRLNKQAIGFSSEKLNTVGEEDYVLGHINAIDLRSFGLIPELLGRFPIITYLDKLTKESMVRIMKEPKNSIVNQFVELFKMDEVDLVFTDEAIEAIVEETIEKGLGARGLRGTTEKVLADYMYEIDEHSKIILTKEAVLQRLS from the coding sequence ATGAATCCAAATCAATGTTCTTTCTGTGGAAGAAAGAGAAGTGAAGTAGAAATATTAGTATCCGGTAATGATGGTTTTATCTGTAACCATTGTATAGAACAAGCACATACGATGATTGCAGGATCTTTAAAAGATGGAGTAGCCGTGGGTTATGAAATAGAAGATCTTAAAAAACCTAGAGAGATAAAAGAGTTTTTAGATCGCTATGTTATTGGCCAGGATCAGGCTAAGAAACAGCTATCTATCGCGGTGTATAATCATTATAAAAGATTATTACATGCGGGGGTAGAAGATAGAGAAGTAGAGCTTGAAAAATCTAACATCATCATGATTGGTGAAACTGGGACAGGGAAAACCCTTCTCGCAAAGACTATTGCAAAAGAACTTAATGTTCCTTTCTGTATTGTAGATGCAACAATCCTTACCGAAGCTGGTTATGTGGGAGAAGATGTGGAAAGTATTTTGTCTCGCCTACTTATGGTTGCTGATTATGATGTAGAGAAAGCTGAAAGAGGAATAGTCTTTATAGATGAGATTGATAAAATAGCAAGAAAGTCCGATAACCCAAGCCTTACAAGAGATGTTTCTGGGGAAGGAGTACAACAAGGGTTGCTGAAATTATTGGAGGGCAGTATTGTAAATGTGCCACCACAAGGAGGAAGGAAGCACCCTGACCAAAAATACATACAAGTTAATACCCAGAATATTTTGTTTATCGCGGGAGGTGCTTTTGATGGTATTAAGGAGATTATCGAAAGAAGACTAAATAAGCAAGCGATAGGTTTTAGCAGTGAAAAGCTAAATACTGTAGGGGAAGAAGATTATGTTTTAGGTCATATTAATGCAATAGATCTGCGCAGCTTTGGGCTTATCCCAGAATTATTAGGCCGTTTCCCAATTATTACTTATTTGGATAAGTTGACGAAAGAAAGCATGGTGAGAATAATGAAGGAACCTAAAAACTCTATTGTTAACCAATTTGTAGAATTGTTTAAAATGGATGAAGTAGATTTGGTGTTTACCGATGAAGCGATTGAAGCTATTGTGGAAGAAACCATAGAGAAAGGTCTGGGGGCAAGAGGTCTTCGTGGAACTACTGAAAAAGTCCTTGCAGATTATATGTATGAAATTGACGAGCATTCAAAAATAATTTTGACCAAGGAAGCTGTATTACAAAGACTTTCGTAA
- the nadD gene encoding nicotinate (nicotinamide) nucleotide adenylyltransferase: MKKIGLFFGSFNPIHIGHLILSNYILENTDMDELWLVVSPQNPLKKKTSLLGEYIRLEMVNLAIQQYPEMKASDIEFHLPKPSYTIDTLAYLREKYPNYAFCLIMGEDNLASLPKWKNFEKLIAQHEIIVYPRVFREKKDLSHYLQHPNIHFIDAPCIELSATEIRNMIRDGKNTRPMLPPEVFEYLEGSNFYR, translated from the coding sequence ATGAAAAAAATAGGCTTGTTTTTTGGATCTTTCAACCCTATTCATATTGGGCACCTTATCCTTTCTAATTATATTTTGGAGAATACCGATATGGATGAACTCTGGTTGGTGGTAAGCCCACAAAATCCTCTCAAAAAAAAGACAAGCTTACTAGGTGAATATATCCGTCTTGAAATGGTGAATCTTGCTATACAGCAATATCCAGAAATGAAGGCTTCCGATATAGAATTCCATCTACCTAAGCCTTCTTACACTATAGATACGCTCGCCTACCTTCGTGAGAAATATCCCAACTATGCATTTTGCCTCATTATGGGAGAAGATAACTTAGCAAGTTTACCCAAATGGAAGAACTTTGAAAAATTAATTGCTCAGCATGAAATCATCGTTTACCCTAGGGTTTTTAGAGAAAAGAAAGACCTCTCCCATTACTTACAACATCCCAACATACATTTTATCGATGCGCCTTGCATAGAGCTTTCCGCTACTGAAATCCGAAATATGATACGAGACGGTAAAAATACAAGACCTATGCTTCCTCCTGAAGTTTTTGAATATCTGGAAGGAAGTAATTTTTATAGATAA
- the recJ gene encoding single-stranded-DNA-specific exonuclease RecJ, which yields MMQKWIYKPEPSEEAVDRMSSSLGFSQLASKILVMRGIDSYQKAREFFKPKLEDIHDPFLMADMLKAVERIATAVENGEKILVYGDYDVDGTTAVSLMYLYLAKIYNKKYLDFYIPDRNLEGYGVSTEGIDYAHQNGFSLIIALDCGIKSADKVDYANSLGVDFIICDHHLPGEELPKAVAVLDPKRKDCLYPFKELSGCGVGYKLCQALNTLYKIPDTELQNLTDLLAISIAADIVSISGENRVFAKMGLNQLRKTKRKGIKILIPQEKLQNFTISNIVFEIAPKINAAGRISHGKAAVKLMIAKNEKEAHLIADKIVNLNDERRELDSNMTQEALNQVIETQQEHTFSTIVYHPGWNKGVIGIVASRLIESYYKPTLVFTDGNNGEMVASARSVADFDLHRALDACSDLFLKFGGHRAAAGLSMEKDKFKEFKIRFEEYVKKHIKEHQKTPSLEIDAEVHLKQLTNDFFQFHRWLSPFGPDNMKPIFVIKNAQVIGSVKKIGKTGIHLKFDIQQQDSNRIECLAFKMGEYAEDFRTKTFDIAFTIEENHWKGTVSHLLNIRDVNFHS from the coding sequence ATGATGCAAAAATGGATCTATAAACCCGAACCATCAGAAGAAGCTGTTGATAGGATGAGTTCTTCTTTGGGCTTTAGCCAACTTGCGTCGAAAATCTTGGTGATGAGAGGGATAGACTCTTATCAAAAAGCACGCGAATTTTTCAAACCTAAACTAGAAGATATACACGATCCTTTCCTAATGGCTGATATGCTAAAAGCCGTGGAAAGAATTGCGACTGCAGTTGAAAATGGAGAAAAAATATTGGTGTATGGAGATTACGACGTGGATGGTACTACTGCCGTCTCTCTGATGTATCTATACCTCGCCAAAATTTATAATAAAAAATATCTAGATTTCTATATTCCAGATCGGAACTTAGAAGGATATGGCGTTTCTACTGAAGGGATAGATTATGCTCATCAGAATGGCTTTTCACTCATCATTGCTTTAGACTGTGGAATAAAATCTGCGGACAAAGTAGATTATGCCAATAGCCTGGGGGTAGATTTCATTATTTGTGACCACCACCTACCAGGAGAAGAGTTACCTAAAGCTGTTGCCGTCCTCGACCCTAAGAGAAAAGACTGCCTTTACCCTTTTAAAGAACTAAGTGGTTGCGGAGTGGGTTATAAACTTTGCCAAGCACTTAATACCCTTTATAAAATCCCTGATACCGAACTCCAAAATCTTACAGATCTACTAGCCATCAGTATCGCTGCTGATATTGTTTCTATCTCTGGGGAGAACAGAGTTTTCGCTAAAATGGGACTTAACCAACTTCGCAAAACCAAAAGAAAAGGAATTAAAATTTTAATTCCACAAGAGAAACTTCAGAATTTCACCATCTCGAATATTGTTTTTGAAATTGCTCCTAAGATTAATGCTGCGGGTAGGATTTCTCATGGCAAAGCTGCTGTGAAATTAATGATTGCAAAAAATGAAAAAGAAGCTCACCTTATTGCAGACAAAATCGTTAACCTCAACGATGAGCGTAGGGAACTCGATAGCAATATGACCCAAGAGGCGCTTAACCAAGTTATCGAAACCCAACAAGAGCATACTTTCAGTACAATTGTGTACCATCCTGGTTGGAATAAAGGAGTTATTGGGATTGTAGCTTCTCGCCTTATTGAAAGTTACTATAAGCCAACCCTTGTTTTTACAGATGGTAATAATGGTGAAATGGTGGCTTCTGCGAGATCGGTGGCTGATTTCGATCTTCATAGAGCGCTAGATGCTTGTTCTGACCTTTTTTTAAAATTCGGGGGACACAGAGCTGCCGCAGGATTATCGATGGAGAAAGATAAATTTAAGGAGTTTAAAATCCGCTTTGAAGAATACGTAAAAAAACACATCAAAGAACATCAAAAAACTCCGAGTTTAGAAATTGATGCAGAAGTACACTTAAAGCAATTAACCAATGACTTTTTCCAATTCCACCGATGGTTATCTCCTTTTGGCCCAGATAATATGAAACCTATTTTTGTGATTAAAAATGCTCAAGTAATAGGTTCTGTAAAAAAGATAGGAAAAACGGGAATTCACCTTAAATTTGATATCCAACAACAGGATTCTAACAGAATAGAATGTTTAGCTTTCAAAATGGGAGAGTATGCAGAAGATTTCCGTACCAAAACCTTTGATATCGCTTTTACTATTGAAGAAAACCACTGGAAGGGAACAGTGTCTCACCTCCTCAACATTAGGGATGTTAATTTCCACTCTTAA
- a CDS encoding T9SS type A sorting domain-containing protein translates to MKKNLFAIGLLSLSISMSQAQVLTYMGDTSLMHISKGTLYYNGGGMKTVATGKVENHGNIMIEGSNTDVFETKQTGGAIDKTDGGNFVLKLNEPGNYADAPSPGSAIPSTFTYGQLSISGIPQNQITGYVDKEYRNVAHGDYQQIGLPFYDKTLSTLNSELGKTFNNNRFSGNEILVWNNQNVVFDNLGSLSSQKTSVPGSYYILGAKNNSLDLQSVTRVLEGMPYSDETAPNSKLLKDAGNGINFGTNGNNTNAYNERYNSYLQDAFAVSIDGGAWGANFGRNLYQFSNPFFTNLDLSNLFTDIPNLYGIRLEVSGVQYTPNAGGGSTSFKFVTNNSGVAVGDTDYLLIRPLGTFVLKLRDNSANTTINLANYRRFADYKGSTGLSTFSLLGGNNLNLKTASLSKGVKSSGTVKELAIVGLDQNGNELERTYYVVSPNSVTGYSPDINSQVVLSGGSSFGTYEENINGGYDNDHASYWLYINEANESNFTGKNIKLVNYNPNIKSVKFFIKENGEKLDTGVENLSTGLSFYYNTANGVAKSIKNEAVIPVQMNSNNTAEFDIYYGAPNNGTLGIDENVLKGNKTQVLYDVAQKEYKVKFASNWKTASIAVYDMSGKLVKSANNVNAKEDYLVSGLVKNAVYIVKVTSETGEVVSSKIIIK, encoded by the coding sequence ATGAAGAAAAATTTATTTGCGATAGGACTTCTCTCCCTATCAATATCGATGTCTCAGGCTCAGGTACTTACTTATATGGGGGATACTTCTTTAATGCATATAAGCAAAGGAACTCTTTACTATAATGGTGGAGGGATGAAAACTGTAGCTACTGGTAAAGTAGAAAATCATGGTAATATCATGATAGAGGGTTCTAATACAGATGTGTTTGAAACCAAACAAACTGGTGGAGCTATAGACAAAACCGATGGTGGAAATTTTGTCTTGAAATTGAATGAGCCTGGAAATTATGCTGATGCTCCGTCTCCTGGTTCAGCTATTCCGTCAACATTTACCTATGGACAGTTGAGTATTTCTGGAATTCCTCAAAATCAAATTACAGGTTATGTAGATAAGGAATATCGTAATGTGGCGCATGGAGATTATCAACAAATAGGATTACCTTTTTATGATAAGACTTTAAGTACATTGAATTCCGAATTAGGAAAAACATTTAATAATAATCGTTTTTCAGGAAATGAGATTTTAGTTTGGAATAATCAAAATGTAGTATTTGATAATTTAGGAAGTTTATCTTCTCAAAAAACATCAGTACCAGGTAGTTACTATATATTGGGAGCGAAAAATAACTCTTTAGATTTACAATCTGTAACAAGAGTACTAGAGGGTATGCCATATAGTGATGAGACTGCACCAAATTCAAAATTATTAAAAGATGCAGGAAATGGAATTAATTTCGGTACTAATGGTAATAACACTAATGCATACAATGAGAGGTATAACTCTTACCTTCAAGATGCTTTTGCAGTTTCTATAGATGGAGGTGCTTGGGGAGCTAATTTTGGACGAAATTTATATCAGTTTTCAAATCCTTTCTTTACGAATCTAGATTTATCAAATTTATTTACAGATATCCCTAACTTATATGGAATAAGATTAGAGGTTTCAGGAGTGCAATATACACCTAATGCAGGAGGGGGAAGTACTTCTTTTAAATTTGTAACAAACAATTCTGGTGTTGCTGTAGGAGATACGGATTACTTATTAATAAGACCTCTTGGGACATTTGTGTTAAAATTAAGAGATAATAGTGCTAATACGACTATTAATTTAGCAAACTATAGAAGATTTGCAGATTATAAAGGAAGTACAGGTTTGTCTACATTTAGCTTATTAGGAGGTAATAATTTAAATTTAAAAACAGCTTCTTTATCTAAGGGAGTGAAGTCTTCAGGAACAGTAAAAGAACTGGCAATAGTCGGTTTAGATCAAAATGGGAATGAGCTAGAAAGAACATATTATGTAGTTTCTCCAAACTCTGTTACAGGATATTCTCCTGATATCAATTCACAAGTGGTATTGTCAGGCGGAAGCTCTTTTGGAACTTATGAAGAAAATATTAATGGAGGGTATGATAATGACCATGCTTCTTATTGGTTATATATTAATGAGGCTAATGAAAGTAATTTTACTGGTAAGAATATTAAATTAGTAAATTACAATCCAAATATAAAATCCGTTAAATTTTTTATTAAAGAAAATGGAGAAAAATTGGATACAGGTGTAGAGAATCTTTCTACAGGATTAAGTTTCTATTATAATACTGCCAATGGAGTTGCTAAGTCGATTAAAAATGAAGCTGTAATTCCTGTTCAAATGAATTCTAATAATACTGCAGAATTTGATATTTACTATGGAGCTCCAAATAATGGCACATTAGGTATAGATGAAAATGTGTTAAAAGGAAATAAAACTCAAGTTTTATATGATGTAGCTCAGAAAGAATACAAAGTTAAATTTGCATCCAATTGGAAGACCGCTTCTATAGCTGTATACGACATGAGTGGTAAGTTAGTAAAGAGTGCGAATAATGTAAATGCTAAAGAAGATTATCTAGTGAGTGGACTTGTGAAAAATGCAGTTTATATTGTAAAAGTGACAAGTGAAACAGGTGAAGTAGTATCGTCTAAAATAATAATTAAATAA
- a CDS encoding OsmC family protein, which yields MKINLERKDDNYLFELTNSRGHKVILDNTSQENPQGVSPMESLLMAMAGCSSIDMVSILKKQRQEITHFAAEVEGDRVQVNDAKPFRNIHVVFQLEGEIDPKKALRAAELSFEKYCSVSMTLDPKIKITWEVVVNGVKAA from the coding sequence ATGAAAATAAATTTAGAGAGAAAAGATGATAATTATCTTTTTGAATTAACCAATTCTCGTGGACATAAGGTGATTTTAGACAATACCAGCCAGGAAAATCCACAAGGAGTAAGCCCTATGGAATCTCTATTGATGGCAATGGCCGGCTGTAGTAGTATTGATATGGTATCTATCTTGAAAAAACAAAGACAAGAAATTACTCATTTTGCTGCAGAAGTTGAAGGAGATAGAGTACAAGTGAACGATGCAAAACCTTTTAGAAATATCCATGTTGTTTTTCAACTAGAGGGAGAGATAGATCCTAAGAAAGCTTTAAGAGCTGCAGAGCTTTCTTTTGAAAAATACTGTTCGGTATCGATGACTTTGGATCCGAAGATTAAGATTACTTGGGAAGTGGTTGTAAATGGAGTGAAAGCTGCATAA